Part of the Mastacembelus armatus chromosome 6, fMasArm1.2, whole genome shotgun sequence genome, ACTAACACAGGTCTCTTAGCACACTGACAGCACCTCTGAATGGTCCGACACGTCGCTGCTAATAACGGTGTCATAACGAAGCGAGCTTATTAGCCACCATGCTAACAGCGCTGCTAACTACGCCAACCAGAACTGTCACGACTTTTTAGCGGGTGTTAGCCATCTGTTTCTCGGGGTTTAGCAAGAAAACGCAAATACAGCAACTTGAGGTTAGTATATATTAGGTCTAAGCTGGTTCTGTTCGACAGCTGGAGGGCTGGGTCGCTGTCTCCGTGGAGCTACAAGCCCTGAAAACAGCGACACAGTTCGGAAACAAGCCCATGAGCTAAATAATGATAACATAAGCTTTCTGACTCTGTGAATGTCAAGTTTATTTTGTGCTAAAACTGTTTTCTCCCGTCGGTCTTTGAATCCCTTCTGCAGCCCGGTCACCCTCCTCTCCCAGAGATGGCTGTGGGAATAATGCACACTGGGTAAAAACCAATTTATATACTAACCTCCGAGAAATTTCCAACAATTCCTCCTGTTCGACCACCATGCACCAGTGCAGGAAACGCTCCGCGACGTCCGCACACCGGGAACGTGTATGACCAAACCAGCTTTGCCCCGCCTATCCGCAGACCTGACGCGCTGATTGGCTAAGCGTTCCTCAAGTCGCACTCCTATTGGTCAATCGACACGTCAACATTCGGGCTTCGAGTCCATGCGTAGTTGTTATTCAGCTCCCCGGGCCCCTGGCAGACGCCATTCCGCGTCGGTTTTCGTATTGTCTCGGGGTTTTGACTGTAAAAACGCAGAGTTGTcgcagaaaataaatatttaaaattcacCATAAGACAGCAGCTAACCGAGACTATACATCCCGAGTCGCTGTGTGCCGGAGGACACTGTTAGATTGGTTATTCTGATGCGTAAACAGCTCATGCGGGGAATTTTTTTGGGCATCCATGTTGAAAACAAGGTCgtgtgggaaaaaaaaggggAATGTGGGCAATGCAGTGAAGAAAAGCTCCCAGGGATAAAATGTCCTGCTGGCACCTGActacaaaacacacatcaccTGAAATATAAATTCACTGCATCTTCcaagataaaataaatgtggaGCCTTTTTAGGGGCCCTCAAACACACCTAAGTTTCATCTCAATacacctaaaaaataaaaatatttattaataattagtCCTGTTATTAATGCCAGATTTTGTTTCGTGATCTAAAGCaatttagaagaagaagacgatAACAGTAGATTTCATGGTGAAGATTAAATTGAGATTAagttgaaaagcaaatacagatgctaactgttctgactgtgaacatTGGGTCACTattagaaagtgtgtggttatAGCTCCATGGTGTGAATTTTGCCAAACAACATTAGCTGAATTAGCTGCACATGTGCCAGGTAACTGATGCactttgttattttagtgtATGTGCTatgaaattgtattttaaatcaTTACAATTCTTCTTTAACAAGTGAAGGTTATAAGGTTTTTTTGTCACCTGACTGCACTGCTCATATCAACCTAATACTCCAttagaataatgttataaataaatatggatCCATTCATACTGCTTATTAGATTATATAGTCTATGAGTGGATTTTaggtttgctatttggttgacaacacaaagaagcagagaggaggacCGTGGTGGAGACAAGGGGAGAGAGCAGGGTTTAGTCAGGGAGAGAGCATATAGGCCTTTATCTCCTTGGGGGCTTAAAAACCTGATACTACAATGGCCTCTGACCTAAGACTATATAGATAAAAGAGTGTCATAAAAGTCATAAAAGACTGTTTTACAAATTGATTGCAAGAGGTGTGCCCAAGTACTTTGTAAGAATTCTGGTTTATGGGCAATGAAGGTAAAATGGGGCCAGACTGTCTCATGGTGGTTTTTTGTctcctgttctttttttgtccAAGCAATTGAATATTTGTAACACCGGATGTATGATTGGTAACAAACGAGTGAACCATCTTATGTGTGCAGATGATTTAGTTGTTTTCAGTCCAAGCAGTGCTGACAATAGGTGTCtttgttaaatatgtaaataggtatctttttatgtaattatattttttaatgtatgttgtttttatgtttttattgttctggACTGCGAGTCCAGataggtggatggatggatattgtaGCACCTTTGTCACCCATAATAGGTTAATGTCACTcaagagataaaaaaataaacaacaaatgtataaatattaatgaaCGACTAAATCATTATATCATTTTGTCCTCCCAATCTTTTAAAGCGATCAAAATATAGTTTCAAGACCTGCTGTtgtggtcattttttttttggtcatgtttaatgaaattatttaatttatttacttatgtTGTCTGTCAATTGTTATTATGGCACATATTTCAAACTCTATTATTTTTCAGGTAGTTAGCATTTAATTCAATGACGTATTTGTTTGCGTTttcaagtgaaagaaaaaatattcaccaaaaaacagacaggaagatACCGGAAGCTGTCAAAGTAAAAGCTGTAATTTAACACCAGGAATTGTATCTGCAGCTAGATGTCTCTCACCTAAAACAACGGATGAGACTAAAATCACATTGGCATTTCTAATGAAGCACatgaaactgtattttattagtTTGCATACAGTTCAGCAGCTTGCACATTAATCCTTTTGTTACTTTCAATTCgattttgagttttattttgaaaggtacAACCAGAAGTCGTGTTCTTAACCCGTTTGACTTGATGACCTTTATGCTACACACCTTTTGGAAGTGCCAAACGTGATTCCTCATTAGACTCGGTTATTGACGCAGGTCGAGAGCAGGAGCAACACACACCGCCTCGGGTTTACTCTGACACCCGCCGACATGTTCATGGGGATGCGGACGGAGAACCGGGGGTCCTCGGGGGTCCTGGATGCTGCGgctgtgaggcagcagaggAGGCTGAAACAGGCGATCCAGTTCCTGCACAGGGACTCGGCTGATCTGCTGCCTCTGGACGGACTGAAGAAGCTCGGGACAGCTAAACAGGGGGTGAGTCTCAAATGAAAGAGCATCTGTTGTTTATCACAACAACATATAAACTCATacccatattttatttaaatgtattttggtTTTTCAGTCCATATAACAACGCATGAATGTAAATGCAATATAATTATATATCTTAGCAgctttaacacattttaaaaactattaaaaaaatgaaatgaaattaaggGCCCATCAAGTGTTGTGGGTGTGTTTTCATCTTTACTGCAGCAGCCTCACCATATTCTGCAGAAGCGGCTGCTGGAAGCCAAATTGTCCCGGGGAAGGATGAACATGTGTGGAATGACACCAAACACTGTAGGCGTCCTTCTTAGGTCTAGTCATTTAAATTCacaggatgaggatgaggatgaagaggagggggacATTATCTATGTACCCTGCAaggtaaaaacaacaacttATGTACATCCGAATTTACCAGTTGGTAATTCAAGATTAGCTGAATTTTGATATGAACAATTTATTAGAAGGTAAAGTTTCCACCTCTTTCCACACTGTATGATCTtaataaacatttcttttattgCAGTGGTGCTTTGGGGCTATTCTTGTCACATAATTGTAATTAGAAAAGAATGTTTTTAGCAGCTTATCTTCTATTGGTGCTTCTCTGCATCTTCACAGTGTTTGGGACAGGAAGTGAAGGTGCTGATTGACACAGGCTGTAAACTGAACCTGATGTCGTCGCTGACCGTGGAGAGATTAGGGTGAGATGATTCGGACTAAACGTTAACTGACAGTGGTAGGCCAGAGGAGAGAAGATGTTTTGACTTATTCTGTTCATCTCAAAGTTTGAAACAACTTGTGGAGGAGAACAAGATGGAGATGGATGGTTTTCCATTTCAGCGTAAGCTCTGTGTCGATGGTCACATCAAGCAACTCGGTCTAACCATTGGACAACTCAGAGTCATGTGCTCATTTGGCATACTGGGTAATGAACCAGAATAAGACTTatccaaatgtaaaaaataagaCTTTGACATTAGAGCCAGTCCTAACTGTTATGTTTACTTGCAGATAGTAACAGGCCTCTGATGTCCCTGGGCAGTAAGACACTAAAATCGCTTAAGGTAAAACAGCTACACCTTCTCAGCTACTGTTTGTTTCCTCCAATCTCAGAAGGAAGCTCAATGAAAGTGATGTAAATAATATGTaaactgacacagagacagaataggTAAAACTGTGTCCCTGGCAGACTGCAAGAGAAAAGGTCTCTGTTGTTacctgtgtgtaaatgtgtaatgtgttgGTTTGTCAccttttttgtttccagtgtgtAATTGATACTGAAAAGCAGATGTTGGTGTTTGGGACAGCTGTGAGGGAGCAAGTTCAGTTTGTCAAAACACCATTTATTGGAAGGTAAGAATGTTAAGAAGAAGATAAGAATGTTTGCATCGTGTTTTAGATGCACCTGAAACTAATCATCATACGTTAACCGTCAGCTCCACACAGTCACTTTATTTATAGTGGTTTGGACATGAAAGCAGTGTCATCGATTGTAGTGAACACAACTAGCTGCATGTTGTTGTGgcacaaaatgaagtttaaagataattaaagaaaaagcaTATAAGTATGATGCATTTGGTGTATAGTAACTTAAGGCTTTCAACTGTTTAACATAGCTACAGCATTAAAATGCAGCTTATAGTGTACTACATTAATAATTACAGTCTAATCATATCATAtgtaatttaacaaaaacaaaggtcaTTTTGGCTGCACAGTGAGTATTTtgatacattacatttttgatAATACTTCCAGAGATGAATGAGCATGTTTGACTTGTAGCAGTGcacttgtaaataaataatggtaCTACTACTTTAAGCTAAGATTTTATTCAACCACTAGATGCTGTTCTACAAATTAATCTAACCAAGTCATTTATGCTTCTTCTTTTTGTACAACAGAGACCTGGGATACTGATCTTATCACCTCCAATATGCACAGAGACAAAAGCAATAGAAATATTTACTCTTACAACTAGATGCCTCATTGGGGAACTTCAGATTTCTCACCGCATagttctcattttctctctgcctgtgtgtttgctgcatggGTGAGTCAGATAATCCACACTCTTCACGTAGCACTGGTTGTGAGTAGCCAACAGTACGATCTTATATTAGCTGTCACTACAGTAGTAAGTGTTGTACACTTTAACCTTCTGATAGAGTTGTGATTTAATGCTTTTCTATTATACCAAACCATGTTGTTATGGCAGACGTAGCACACTTACAGCTGAATTCAGTCTTGGAGAACATAAGTTGGAGGTTTGAtggtttttatttcatgtgacGTTTGGTTGACAAGGATCTCACATGGACCAACAGTTTATCTACTGTGTTTTATAatgatttactgtattttctagCCTGAGACATGTACTTGCATTAAGGTCCC contains:
- the LOC113133607 gene encoding nuclear receptor-interacting protein 3 isoform X2 — its product is MFMGMRTENRGSSGVLDAAAVRQQRRLKQAIQFLHRDSADLLPLDGLKKLGTAKQGPHHILQKRLLEAKLSRGRMNMCGMTPNTVGVLLRSSHLNSQDEDEDEEEGDIIYVPCKCLGQEVKVLIDTGCKLNLMSSLTVERLGLKQLVEENKMEMDGFPFQRKLCVDGHIKQLGLTIGQLRVMCSFGILDSNRPLMSLGSKTLKSLKCVIDTEKQMLVFGTAVREQVQFVKTPFIGRDLGY
- the LOC113133607 gene encoding nuclear receptor-interacting protein 3 isoform X1 — its product is MFMGMRTENRGSSGVLDAAAVRQQRRLKQAIQFLHRDSADLLPLDGLKKLGTAKQGQPHHILQKRLLEAKLSRGRMNMCGMTPNTVGVLLRSSHLNSQDEDEDEEEGDIIYVPCKCLGQEVKVLIDTGCKLNLMSSLTVERLGLKQLVEENKMEMDGFPFQRKLCVDGHIKQLGLTIGQLRVMCSFGILDSNRPLMSLGSKTLKSLKCVIDTEKQMLVFGTAVREQVQFVKTPFIGRDLGY